From a single Nicotiana tomentosiformis chromosome 2, ASM39032v3, whole genome shotgun sequence genomic region:
- the LOC138905869 gene encoding uncharacterized protein, protein AQCPNCQQVKIEHQKPSGLIQNIEIPTWKWEVINMDFIIGLPRSYHKFDSIWVIVDRLTKSAHFLPVKTTYTAEDYAKLYIKEIVRLHGVPVSIISDRGAQFMANFWRSFQKGLGTQVNLSTAFHPQTDGQAERTIQTLEDMLRACVLDFKGNWDDHLALIEFAYNNSYHSSIKMAPYEALYGRRCRSPVGWFEVERLRTAQSRQKSYSDVRRRDLEFEVGDWVFLKISPMKGVMRFGKKGKLSPRYIGPYKILRRIGQDLSYDELPVAILDRQVRKLRTKDVASMKVLWRNKNIEEMTWEAEEKNARTGQRANVTPEVAADSIFNDAGEHPRSENIPPITALPGSTTTDQTTPVPIPTEGATVPPTDIPVPAPAPAFDSGVTDVDLRRTIQMLAQIVASQVQRSSVEPTPSSQPGEFASSRVNKFLQLDPPVFTGTNLKEDPQDFIDDMHKTLRVMHATETDGGELASYHLKEVAYSWFELSEESREEGSPPVRWSEFTDAFIDHFVPAETKAACAAEPESLRQGSLTVWEYHMKSAHLSKYAIYMLPTMEAKVRRFVQGLSPLVINEAATTALNSDMNYGKMVAFSQATEDRKFKIKRAR, encoded by the exons gcccagtgtcctaattgtcaacaagtaaagatcgagcatcagaaacccagtggattgattcagaatatagagattccgacctggaaatgggaggtgattaatatggacttcattattggattacctcgctcttatcataagtttgactccatttgggtgatagttgatcgacttacaaaatctgcccattttctaccagttaagacaacttacacggctgaagattatgcgaagttgtatatcaaggagattgttaggcttcatggtgtgccggtatctattatatcagaccgaggagctcaatttatggctaacttttggaggtcttttcagaagggtttaggcacacaagtaaatctcagcactgcattccatccgcaaactgacggacaggctgaacgtaccatccagacgctggaagatatgctacgagcatgtgttctagattttaaggggaattgggatgaccatctggcacttatagaatttgcctacaataatagctaccattccagtattaaaatggccccgtatgaggcactgtacgggaggagatgtagatcaccagttggatggttcgaagtcg agcggctgaggacggcacaaagcaggcaaaaatcttattccgatgtccgacgtcgtgatctggaatttgaggttggtgattgggttttcctgaagatctcgccgatgaagggtgttatgcgttttgggaagaagggtaagttgagtccacggtatattgggccgtacaaaattcttcgacgaattggacag gatctatcatatgatgaactgccagtggctatattagatcgacaagtccgcaagctgagaacaaaggatgtagcttccatgaaagtattatggaggaacaagaatatagaagaaatgacatgggaagcagaagag AAGaatgcaagaactggccaaagggccaatgtcaccccagAAGTGGCAGCTGATTCTATATttaatgatgcgggtgagcacccaaggagtgagaatattcctccaattACTGCACTGCCCggctctactacaactgatcagaccacaCCCGTCCCTATACcaactgagggtgcaacggtccctccaactgatattccagttccagcTCCAGCACCAGCTTTCGATTCTGGTGTaactgatgttgatcttaggagaaccatacagatgttggcacagatagtggcttctcaggtccagagatcgagtgttgagCCTACtccttccagtcagccaggggaattTGCTAGTTCCagagtgaacaagtttcttcagttagatcctccagtgtttacgggtactaatCTTAAGGAGGAcccccaagacttcattgatgaTATGCACAAAACactccgggttatgcatgctacagagacagaTGGAggggagttggcctcctaccatctgaaagaggtggcatattcttggtttgagctatcggaggagtcccgtgaggagggaagtccCCCAGTAAGGTGGAGTGAGTTTACCGATGCATTCATTGACCACTTCGTGCCTGCCGAGACAAAGGCAGCCTGTGCCGCTGAGCCTGAgagcctgaggcaaggtagcctgactgtgtgggagtaccatatgaaatccgcgcacctgtccaagtatgctatttatatgttacccactatggaggctaaagTGCGACGGTTTGTGCAaggacttagtcccttggtaattaatgaggctgctacgactgccttgaattctgatatgaattatGGAAAAATGGTGGCGTTTTCTCAAGCTACGGAGGATCGAAAGTTTAAAATAAAGAGAGCTAGATAA